The Anomalospiza imberbis isolate Cuckoo-Finch-1a 21T00152 unplaced genomic scaffold, ASM3175350v1 scaffold_176, whole genome shotgun sequence sequence tcggcagccaaatgtatggtctaccaaaagcccttttattgacctggcgggagggcaggggtctgcacccactaaaatgtttctctgccacatataaatttaagtgggttgatgtaggaatgtatcaaacataccgtccttctttacacggctgtggtgatttgataggcagggggttagaaatacatggtgtctgattcccaaacttgaagctgatttccaggcgctggccaggagcggtctcgatgccccaaagcagcacaaagtcttcatcacagcttccctgcacagggctgattccacacttgcccttagttcttctggtagactatgtctaaagctttttgtcaggtcactcttatgtcaagttaggccaccaggttcttcttatgctaactggtgctaagtacttaggtatgtctgtgctaattacttgtttactcatgtgcattgcttgtgcttacttatgtcaaacaaaggccttgtttcatccccaaaggtgcctgaggccacccgctcctcctggcaccagttgctttcctgtggaatgttctccctccccaagggtaaagagggagctggagaaagagcttgcccggctgctctccatcctttcccagcactcctggtgaagtggagaagtccgagctgagcgcaaaggtgcaaatggaacagccgtgcacgggaaggctcggtgggaaggatgatccaggatccataggcctggcagcctgagcgtgctccaggggaaggccttggagcagatcctcctgagtgccatcccacggcacctgcagggaaccagggcgtttgctggagggtgggaaagctctgcggagggacggggacagctggggctcctggcggggtgttgagggcttctgtgtgggagtctgggggggttggtgttgggggggtgttggagaaggagttgtctggaaggtgagaggtctaggctggaatttgagtcagtttgaaggcagcatctgtgctttggcacagctttggttagggagggcagaaagaatatctgtgacttttcctcttcatggtcctgattctcctgcagggaacaagaggggagagctgtactttactggccacttagaaatctgtaccagggggaggattagcccttttgtaatctactcatttctttgggctacttttgtaccactgagtggactctcatttcttgagagcttttattccttaagagaattaggatattatcatcccttcctagaaaaccaaagcatggcccttgttttttgccctttttttgtgtagtgttatgttctgtaaagtgaccctcagtggatgaagttaaggcaaatgagttgctgctttgagatgggaagcaaaattacaaatcttcacctcctcaggccatcccaattaatttgggaagtttgcaactttttggaactacttgagtcgagcaatgggaagtaaagcattcctgaactgaggattcttacttgccagattcttctgtgccttcgccgctgaggtggttttgtgctgaaggcagtaacttcaatgagaagataatttcagcatggagtaagagcttctgacagagacccaagtgttgccagcagttgctccaggtgctcctgccaacagcccctgcaggcaggagtgcagcccccaatgcacgtgggctttggctccctctggcacagaagccccccacgggcacaggtctctggggcaggagacaggcactggtgctgccagggctcgggggtggcaggtctgcttgggcagggaccctgccacatctgctgatgtcagcgctccccgggcgcaaggggtcagagcagcattcctgccctggcccacacgttcctcgtctgtgtcacacggccacgcttaggatggccaccagccaggacgtgtcccaaggaggccgtgccagcttctgtggaaggccccatgcccttcccagagcagctgcgtcggcagccctggggcctccttctgctgccctgagcccgcagagcagggcagcgtttgctgatggtttgagccgttcctaaagatcctgtcggggtgtcttagacacttggggtgagggattccttccaacctgagccactttgggtgggctgggggtggtcccagggcagggggcagtgtgtgcaggggccctttgtgacatggtgcagcatggtcaccgtggcatggaacgggacagcgtgtccaagggccctttgtgacacggggtgacataggagctggtggtgacaaggccacaccacagtgctcggagcacgcgacgggacaggacgggacagagcagtgccgtgaggagcccccgcacagcacacttgttcgtgtctgacccagagcttttccgaggtgctattcctgcagctgacctcgaggccagaccacaggacttggtgacccgtggccttcccaaggcttctcttctgcaggtgtcctcgagggcagaccgtgggacttggtgccccagaggcatctcccatccctgccaccagtgccctcgaggccagaccacaatccttgacaggagtctcctgtccttgtggcaaggagccctcgagaccagagtgcaggacttgctgtcctgtagccttcctgaggcttctctcttgaaggtgccttccaggcacgactgcaggccttgctgactcggagatttctgagacatctctcctgtgagtcgtcacaaatccagtcactgacatggagcagagatccccgagagtgcccaagctggcctgggtggaggaagaggaagaaggccctggagctggcccagcacaggagactgaagaggtggtgcggttcaagcctctgcaggagggtgagtggcagagctgggctgctgggctggtggctgcagccagcttggccacatcccatcccattgcatcctattgcatcccattgcatcccattgcatcccattgcatcccattgcatcccatcccatcccatcccatcccatcccatcccatcccatcccatcccatcccatcccatcccctggggacatgcccatggacaggacggaataggggccaggacagacaccccagagccgtgctccatcccttgggacatcccggggctgttcctacctggggagcgcagggctgggctgtgttctccggcctcgcccgcagcccctcagctcaggctgcgctcgctctttgccagatgcagccgtgcagcgcacacaagagcaggaacgcacccgtggcctcttccgcagaacagcgcaggtacctgcagccatccccacctgggctgggcctgctgtcactgctcagccgagcaccgcgcttggagcattctgtggaacatccctggctttgagggccatggcagtggggtggcaagggaagcacttctctggggaagctggggacattcctccctctggcagctttccaagtctccccatgccttctccaggtgcctgccatggtgaggtacatccaccagtggctcatggccaatcagtttgctgagcacaggctgaacagggccctgctggatctcaccaaagagcagcctgctgacgtagtaatgacgctcctgcgtgtggccccatcctgtgacaggtatggggcccacctgcccagagggctcagggctccccagcccatcagcctatacagcctgtcccaggtgtctgaccaacagagagttccagggccctctggctgctccctttgccagccctggcacgtcagcccccgagccttctgccatgcttcctcgctggccctcagggacctgtccccacagggctgggctgtctgggtgctgctggcgaggggcagtgggcagaggcagggctggcagccagctcagctccccgctgccgcccaggccacggtgctgtgtcccagactcctctgagacagagctctgaccccacagagctgctttgaccatgtggaagagcatcatgtgctcgcccaggactgcggagccggcgcagctgatactcctcgatgtgctggggagctggccagagcacagcacgtgcacctctgatggggacaaaacgggtgtctttgtcctggctgtgagtttctgacactggcctttgctggccccaaggccacctgtccagcagctctgcatcctccttcccccactgcatctccctgcctcaggcgctgggctgaaacctggcctcggggcagcttcagggccaccaggcccggtgctccccctgtgtctctccgggcctctccctcccatgctcgggccctgccacacggacacctcggcactgagcactgtctcgggctgctctgtcctttgcaggcaactgtggtgatgtggaagatcctccagatgccctgtgtcccacatgtagtgaccgtgtatttcccccgcctctttgtgcatctgctcttccaagtgttcttcagcacgttggatgtgccagcggaggtcgataccttctggaagggatgccagcagcaatacggccttgccaccaaccccaacaggtgctccatgccagtcctcctgtccctgccaggtgcccagggcaggagccagtgctcccagcgtgacctgggctttgctctgcatgcaggtttgcagtgcggaccctgaagtccctgctctgccaaatgcagcacgaggatgtggtggtggcaatagaacgcaagtgtggctgggacacgctgctgtgtgctgacacccaccactatgccgtgggtctgctggccaggtgagacccccttctccccactgcctctgacatttgtgctcagtgcccagggtgccccacacagtccccgtggtcgtgggccagagggccttgtcaccgaggaacagccaagccgactggaaaaggctgggagaggagggggcccacaaggagccacctcccaaatagcccagggcccttacaggatgctggggaaaggccagacctctgtgagtcagtcctgggagaggtttgtcccccggcccaaagtcttggtttctttttctcctgccagggagatgtcctgtgtctccatccccttgtgctcaaggatcgctcgcgacctgctccggctgctcagcacacaggagccacgctgggaactgcccgccctggcgttccttgtggaggtgagcctgatggccagcgctgcctcgctcagctgcctcccagctctctgccctctcgtagccgcaactgcctgggacggtgcccgcgccctgcgctgctgcctgggcccagccctgtgctgttccgggctcttgccggccaggtcccctgtcactgccctgtgcctttcaggttcttgagtgcctgaacttgagtgaacgcggtgctaagagaatcctgcaaatcttgtcaaggcacctgcggagcgagtgcagggagaggcgtcgcctggcgctcagggcccttcttgtgctcatcgatgatcccttgatggtgagaagggggcagcggctgaggctgcgcttgggaatgcagtcgcttgggcttggctgggctttgggcgctggggcagctgctcccagctctcctgcctcctggttcaactgcccaagtgcttcggaacagccctttggcccctaggccctgcggcagcaggatggcgtttcacaaacttgtgttctgcacagagcgaaaaaatgtggagcctgactgaaagtcttgtggagctcctgtgggacgcagatggagagatagtcagcatgacagtcaggctcctcagctttatcttctgggacaaggccatgctgatacccagccccatcgcactgcagctggttgaggcgctcctgccactctttgaccacgtaaggctcgctgcccccagccacggccactgactgctgcctggacactttgtgccctgtggatttgcaggcctgagccaagctgagccccgtgcagccgatgctgaggtctttttttcttcctttcatacaggacaatagccatgtgcagctgctctccatactgctcttccaaacattggtgtctcttccactggaaaaggaagagaaggccctgaagacacacgtgcgccagagcctgctgccactcttcttccactgccatgatgagaatcagcatgtggcacaggtgaggactcatgggctgctgctgtccccctgggagggggctcagctgcctcctgccctagcgcctcgtgggctgcagcctcctccaggccttggcacagggacacagggacacaggtcctgcgccctgggctgtggggccatctccgcatctctgctgctctccaggtttctcaggaaacgctgctttgtgtggctgagttcctgaagaggagggatcttcaaaaactggtgaagaacaagaagctgtggaagttcaccgagtgcctggtaaggacggcctggaagtgccagcctcaggctggagaagccccctgagcgcggtgctcagtgtgtgggctggcagctgtgcccctgcccgctgctgcacccagaggctgcgcgggctcttctccaggctcccgtgggcccgagccggggccgatggagccccggcccggcggggccgcggggcggggcggcgccgcggctcccggggcagcagccgcccctctgccccctccagagcccggcgcccgcggctgctggccgcgcctcagggctgtgcgggcaggggaggccggggctgggcgcagggagcgcccggcacaggggctgagcccgtgccaacccttccctcctgccgctctctgcagctggccgacgacaggagccgagcggccgagcacctgcgccgggccctgcagtacctggacagcccgcagcagtccctgcgagaggaggccatcaggttcatcggtgagccgtgagcccgggctccccttccctccccgccccgccgcagctcggccccagccccggctgctgccccggcagcgccatccgggcccggcgccgtggagccccgcctggcctcggcgctgctgccgccctctcgcagccgtgccctgggccggcagcgtgcggcaagggcccgggctgagccctgccgggccaggaggccgcgtggccacagggctggcagcgccgctggcagggagctgtgccgctgggccgtgacaggctctgtgttcacagggatggccgggcagcacctcagggggaagaaggaagagctccagctcatctgtgagggtgagtgagggcagcgggctgtcagcgggggctggcgggggagctgcaagccctgccccggctgccgagggctctgctccctgtgcggacgaggggcggtgtgggcagagcacacagagacgtcAGGACCAcctgggggattcgtggccagcagcttcgggctgatcctgttggtccctgctccctgctggccatggctagaGCCGGCTGGCACGGTCCTGGAACGGGGGTCTCCTCGGGTCCCCTCAGATCCGGGaactgaccatggctctgttcctctctctttcagcccttgaaggcatggcagatgacatcagcgtcgccgtcggaagcctggcaattcaaacactgtacgtcctccaggcagtagagagagctcgatattccatcttcgacagcctgcatgatcagctccacagggcatggaggacaCGGCCTCGTCTGTCAGGGCTcggctggctgcactgctggagctctgcagagagctgatcccagaagctctgtctgctggggccacctgagccagaagcaatgtttgatttgttcaacattgttctttccttattttcctttttccttagcatataAATGTAGGATATGTTGTAATAAACAGACTCCCAGaatctttcatttgctgcccagggtctgcagagcacaggggtagaggggaaaacgggtccttgtgctcagcaagcggcccaggccagcagtggggaagggaaaagtagccccttggcctttgctggttctgctgaagcctttgtgctggcgacagagtggctgtgcagggccggagctgcggggatccctgtcagaccggtgcctggagatggccacaagtcctctcccagccaggaagcgccatctgtgtcctcctgcccgtgtgttgctggctgcacacccgggcaatgtgtagatgcaatgatttctgttgcacgtcctgaccagtataaagtaacgcctttgattctctaaccctgaatttgctgttggagatgtttcattttcacacagtttcagtgacaaagggacccccccgactgaagatgggatcctcaaagctcaccccccctcccagatgggaggagaaaacagccttggccctttgctggaggggggcacccagtaatcagtggaggctccaaaatcagcccccagtcccctccccacttctaaagacatagaacacgttgccccccagccctcccatataccctctcattccaaaatgctcccacacccccaagatgccctgaagctcccccagccactatagtccctgcaaagccccccgagaaattgccccggaccccctgatacgccttcccacttccaaacacataGAGCCAGTCATGACACAGCTCTCCAAAACCCTCCAACCTCtcctttccccaaattcccccagcacttccagatcctccaggccccttggccctgtagcctcttgaaaatcccaccagcccaccctaggatgccccgagccccccctgcacctccagacacgtagagccagtcatccagcagtgcagctgcatggctgagggggctgcaggggctgttttgggggtgcagctgctgccagcctcccctgcaaaggctgaagctccgcaggtctttggtcaggatgccctggccagctcccacctgaagaccaccagcgtgtcccctcagg is a genomic window containing:
- the LOC137466335 gene encoding maestro heat-like repeat-containing protein family member 9 encodes the protein MVRYIHQWLMANQFAEHRLNRALLDLTKEQPADVVMTLLRVAPSCDRAALTMWKSIMCSPRTAEPAQLILLDVLGSWPEHSTCTSDGDKTGVFVLAATVVMWKILQMPCVPHVVTVYFPRLFVHLLFQVFFSTLDVPAEVDTFWKGCQQQYGLATNPNRFAVRTLKSLLCQMQHEDVVVAIERKCGWDTLLCADTHHYAVGLL